In Juglans regia cultivar Chandler chromosome 5, Walnut 2.0, whole genome shotgun sequence, the following are encoded in one genomic region:
- the LOC109010598 gene encoding blue copper protein-like yields MAGLRNPFLVLDVIMLVMVVVVQFFGFTYGCSSTCPPSACPDCSGVKYQVGPLWSLPPFPTYYSNWSLSHFFRTGDFLSFDFETGHNDVIQVSRQEYESCTACNPLRVINIGPALVPLAEKGVFYFISNFSNYCGLGLKVSVWVHGCSDGLQPTPTPSPSPSPPPLRVPPPSSPAPASRTRNGSNSPAPTPALSPDDDGYPPEAGAPPNAKSMAIRVGSSEILIFHWAFDICLVVFVILGSMI; encoded by the exons atGGCTGGTCTCAGAAACCCTTTCCTTGTATTAGATGTAATCATGTTAgtcatggtggtggtggttcaGTTCTTTGGCTTTACATATGGCTGCTCCTCAACTTGCCCGCCATCAGCATGCCCAGATTGTAGTGGTGTAAAATACCAAGTTGGTCCGCTCTGGTCCTTACCACCATTCCCAACTTATTACTCCAATTGGTCCCTCTCCCATTTCTTCCGGACCGGCGACTTTCTCA GTTTTGACTTTGAGACCGGACATAACGACGTGATTCAAGTGTCGAGACAAGAGTACGAGAGTTGCACCGCCTGCAACCCTTTGAGGGTCATCAACATTGGTCCCGCGCTCGTACCATTGGCCGAGAAAGGTGTCTTCTATTTCATCAGCAACTTCTCAAACTACTGCGGTCTTGGGCTGAAGGTTTCAGTCTGGGTGCACGGCTGCTCCGACGGATTGCAGCCAACTCCAACTCCATCGCCGTCTCCGTCACCTCCTCCACTTCGAGTTCCTCCACCTTCATCGCCTGCACCAGCTTCACGTACGAGGAATGGATCCAATTCTCCGGCTCCAACCCCAGCACTGTCTCCTGATGATGATGGCTATCCTCCAGAAGCTGGCGCGCCTCCCAATGCAAAGTCTATGGCTATCCGTGTTGGTTCTTCTGAAATCCTGATCTTTCACTGGGCTTTTGATATTTGTTTGGTGGTATTTGTCATTCTTGGATCAATGATCTAG